In Mycoplasmopsis phocirhinis, the DNA window GTGAAGGAAACGGACCTGTTTTAGTAGAAATGGTTACATGACGTCAAGGCCAACACACCACTTCAGATGACCCACGTGTATACCGTACAAGAGAAGAAGAAATTGAACACGAAAAATGAGAACCATTCCACCGTATTGAAAAATACTTGATGGACAATGGAATTGTTACCGAAGCTGAAAAAGAAGCATTCTTTAACGCTGCTACCGAAGATGCAAAAGCATCATATGACAAATCGACAGAAACTCTTGCAACAGAAGGATATGACGATATCTACAAATACACCTATGAAACATTACCTGATGAACTAATCGAACAAAGAGAAGCAAACAGAAGATTTGTAAAATAGGATTCACATTTAATAAGGAGATATATTATGGAAACAGTTAAATTAAATAACATTGGTGCCATCACTAACGCTTTAGAAGTTATGATGGAGAGAGATAAATCTATTATTGTTTATGGTGAAGACGCAGGTTTTGAAGGTGGTGTATTCCGTGCAACACAAGGGTTACAAAAAAAATTCGGTGTAGATAGAGTATTCGATGCTCCAATTTCTGAATCAGCTATTGTTGGTTCTGCATTAGGTTCAGCTATGGCAGGTTTAAGACCAGTTGCCGAAATTCAATTCTCAGGTTTTGTATTCTACGGTTTAGGACAATTATTCCCAAATGCTGCTCGTATGAGAAACAGATCACGTGGTAAACTTTGCGCACCATTGGTATTAAGAATGCCAGTTGGTGGAGGGGTTAAAGCTCTAGAACACCACTCAGAAGCTCTTGAAGCATTATTCACACACATTCCAGGTTTAAAAGTAGTTATGCCTGCTACACCTTATGATACAAAAGGTTTATTAATTTCAGCTATTGAAGATAATGACCCAGTTGTATTCTTGGAACACAAACATGACTACCGTGCTTTCAAAGAAGAAATTCCTGCTGGTTACTATACACTTGAAATTGGTAAAGCAGATGTTAAAGTTGAAGGTGATGATTTAACACTTGTAACTTATGGACACATGTTACACGAAACAACTGCTGCACTAAAATTATTAAGAGAAGAAGGAAAAGAATACTCAGTTGAAGTTATTGACTTAAGAAGTTTAAAACCTCTTGACACAAAAACAGTTGTTGAATCAGTTAAGAAAACAGGTCGTTTATTAGTTGTTTCAGAATCAGTTCAATCAGGTTCAATTACAGCTGAAATTATTACTCGTGTTAACGAAGAAGCATTTGACAACTTAGTTGCTGCTCCAGTTCGTTTAAACGCGCCTGACGTTACAGTTCCTTTACCAGCACTAGAAAATGAATTTGGTGTTAATAAAGATAAAATTGCTACAGTAATTAAAGAAATTTTAGGATAAAATTAAATAATAAAACAGGAAATTTTCCTGTTTTTTTGATAATTTTTTAAGAAAAAGCAACATTTAAATGTTGCTTAAATACATTACAAAGGCTTATTGTGTTTGAACAACAGCATTTTGAGTGTTAACAAATTTATCTAAACGTGAAGATTTTCTAGCACCTTTATTAGGGTGAAAAACACCTTTTTGTACAGCAGTAGCAATAATTGAATGTGCTTTTTGTACTAATTCAGTTGCTTTTTCATCTTTAGATAAAACAGCTTCCCTTGCTGCTCTAATTGCTTTACGCACTCTTGTTTTCATTGCGTTGTTTCTTAATCTGTTTTGTTCAGATTTAGCAATGTGTTTAATTTTTGATTTAATATTTGCCATATAAGCCTCCTCTTTTTTCGTTTGTATTTAAATATGAAAAAATCATTAACATTATAACAAATAGAAATAATTTTAAAAAAAGTATTTTGTTTAATTGTTAAGAATTGATAAATTTCAAAACGAGAAAAAATTTTGATTTATTTTAGCATTTATGTATAATAATATTACAAGTCAAATATTAATTGAGTTGCTAAAGCAACTTTTTATTATTTTTAAGGAGAAATGTTGAATTGAAAACTTAGACTACAAGAACAATTTGGTGATACTATAATAGATGCGAAAGAAACAACTATAGATTCATTGTTTGTGTTAGATATAACAGTAAAACATACTGATTTAAGTAAAGTTAATGCGGTTTCTAGTTTTATAAACGATTGATTAAATACACAAAATATTGAACGCTTCGATTCT includes these proteins:
- a CDS encoding alpha-ketoacid dehydrogenase subunit beta; this translates as METVKLNNIGAITNALEVMMERDKSIIVYGEDAGFEGGVFRATQGLQKKFGVDRVFDAPISESAIVGSALGSAMAGLRPVAEIQFSGFVFYGLGQLFPNAARMRNRSRGKLCAPLVLRMPVGGGVKALEHHSEALEALFTHIPGLKVVMPATPYDTKGLLISAIEDNDPVVFLEHKHDYRAFKEEIPAGYYTLEIGKADVKVEGDDLTLVTYGHMLHETTAALKLLREEGKEYSVEVIDLRSLKPLDTKTVVESVKKTGRLLVVSESVQSGSITAEIITRVNEEAFDNLVAAPVRLNAPDVTVPLPALENEFGVNKDKIATVIKEILG
- the rpsT gene encoding 30S ribosomal protein S20, giving the protein MANIKSKIKHIAKSEQNRLRNNAMKTRVRKAIRAAREAVLSKDEKATELVQKAHSIIATAVQKGVFHPNKGARKSSRLDKFVNTQNAVVQTQ